A DNA window from Meiothermus cerbereus DSM 11376 contains the following coding sequences:
- a CDS encoding FKBP-type peptidyl-prolyl cis-trans isomerase: MWVDINSVVKLEYELWVEGHKFEGTDGHPKTILMGHAPELPRGLEAALLGKAPGSYQEMVLPEPYDPALCIQVMASELPDPPRLGRGYSGEGPQGELLLYRVVAIEGERVMLDANPPLAGKTLEYRFTILSVRPAEPGELEHGHVHGEGGVHH; encoded by the coding sequence ATGTGGGTAGATATCAACAGCGTAGTGAAACTGGAGTATGAGCTATGGGTGGAGGGCCACAAGTTCGAGGGTACCGATGGCCACCCCAAAACTATCCTGATGGGCCACGCCCCCGAGCTGCCCAGGGGCCTCGAGGCCGCCCTGCTGGGCAAAGCTCCAGGTAGCTACCAGGAGATGGTACTCCCGGAACCCTATGACCCGGCCCTCTGTATCCAGGTGATGGCCAGTGAGTTACCCGACCCTCCCCGACTGGGCCGAGGCTACAGCGGTGAAGGACCGCAAGGTGAACTCCTGCTGTACCGCGTGGTCGCCATTGAGGGGGAGCGGGTTATGCTGGACGCCAACCCGCCCCTGGCAGGAAAGACTCTCGAGTACCGCTTTACCATCCTTAGTGTGCGCCCTGCCGAGCCAGGGGAGCTCGAGCACGGCCATGTCCACGGCGAGGGTGGGGTTCACCATTAA